The Lucilia cuprina isolate Lc7/37 chromosome 5, ASM2204524v1, whole genome shotgun sequence genome includes a window with the following:
- the LOC111689520 gene encoding eukaryotic translation initiation factor 2 subunit 2, whose amino-acid sequence MEGEDFDPTLLKKKKKKKTFDLDAALGLDDGSKKEETKEVAADDAAANEIDDNLDLESFGKKKKKKKKAFNLDELEGALPKEGEEVTGEEKSGEPTESDENLEAERDSDKDYSYDELLKRIFEIILDKNPEMAAGRKPKFVMRPPQVLRVGTKKTSFANFLDIARTLHRLPKHLLDFLLAELGTSGSMDGNQQLIIKGRFQPKQIENVLRRYIKEYVTCHTCRSPETILQKDTRLFFLQCESCGSRCSVASIKSGFQAVTGKRAAIRAKTT is encoded by the exons ATGGAAGGTGAAGAT tttGATCCCACACTgttgaagaagaaaaagaagaagaagactTTCGATTTGGACGCCGCTTTAGGTTTGGATGATGGCTCAAAGAAGGAAGAGACTAAAGAAGTTGCAGCTGATGATGCGGCTGCAAATGAAATCGATGACAATTTAGATTTGGAAAGTTTTggtaagaagaagaaaaagaagaagaaggcTTTCAATTTGGATGAATTGGAGGGAGCCCTACCAAAAGAAGGCGAAGAAGTTACCGGCGAGGAAAAGAGTGGAGAGCCCACTGAAAGTGATGAAAACTTGGAAGCGGAACGTGATTCCGACAAGGACTACAGTTACGATGAATTATTAAAAcgtatatttgaaattattttggaCAAAAACCCCGAGATGGCTGCAGGACGTAAACCTAAGTTTGTCATGAGACCTCCACAAGTACTCCGTGTAGGCACCAAAAAGACTTCATTCGCTAATTTCCTTGATATTGCGAGAACCCTACATCGTTTGCCAAAACATTTGTTGGATTTCTTGCTAGCTGAATTGGGTACAAGTGGCTCAATGGATGGTAATCAACAACTTATTATTAAGGGACGCTTCCAGCCTAAACAAATTGAGAATGTGCTGCGTCGTTATATTAAGGAATATGTCACCTGCCATACATGTCGTTCACCCGAAACAATTCTGCAAAAAGATACCCGTCTCTTCTTCCTGCAATGCGAATCTTGTGGTTCTAGGTGTTCAGTAGCTAGTATTAAATCTGGTTTCCAAGCTGTTACTGGCAAGCGTGCCGCTATCAGAGCCAAAACTACATAA
- the LOC111689521 gene encoding uncharacterized protein LOC111689521 isoform X2, which yields MMEYNLKIAWYDGTASLEIGIFRRIEDMQTVWKLENELQAVKREMLAQNKNEIVDSLRNLLFKTKDQIDHSNICPGSKIVLYGKPSFYHEQIYLKVYSLMVDCKTNNDMEIAFKDYLIDWHRNNFVRF from the exons atgatggagtacaatttaaaaattgcttGGT ATGATGGAACAGCATCTTTGGAAATAGGCATATTTCGGAGAATAGAAGACATGCAGACAGTATGGAAGTTGGAAAATGAACTGCAAGCTGTTAAAAGAGAAATGTTGGCCCAAAATAAGAATGAAATTGTCGAtagtttaagaaatttattattcaaaacaAAAGATCAGATTGACCACTCTAATATATGTCCAGGATCAAAGATTGTATTATACGGCAAACCATCGTTTTATCATgaacaaatatatttgaaagTTTATTCTTTAATGGTAGattgtaaaacaaataatgatATGGAAATCGCCTTTAAAGACTATTTAATAGATTGGCATAGAAATAATTTTGTACgtttttga
- the LOC111675051 gene encoding phosphoacetylglucosamine mutase produces the protein MSINLRTVYAFAREMYPKKSNAPIQYGTAGFRGNADNLDSVMFRMGVLATLRSRILGGSVIGVMITASHNPEPDNGVKLIDPKGEMLDPSWEVIATELANVTDQELEEQVAKIIKENNIDIGTSSNVFVGMDNRYHSPRLLKAVADGVIALKGNVKEYGIVTTPMMHYFVVAANTRGAYGQPTEEGYYTKLIKAFESLRGDKLENGNYKNRLLFDGANGVGARKMLQFIKRMNKSLDVEVFNKGDGKINHECGADHVKVGQKVPIAMPIAEPNTRCVSVDGDADRVVYFFTDEKGVFHLLDGDRIATLVADYLMDLVKRCGLDIKLGLVQTAYANGASTDYIVNKLKVPVACVPTGVKHLHHKAQEFDIGVYFEANGHGTVMFSESAKKLINSAAEEGNIEAKQFLLVIDLINETVGDAISDMLLVETILNHKGWDVKDWLGCYEDLPNLQLKIKVQDRSVITTTDAERICVTPVGLQDALNEIVANYKRGRAFVRPSGTEDIVRVYAEASTKEECENLAYDIGILVQKMAGGVGPELAHPNNSVKAHF, from the exons TGCCGATAATTTGGATAGTGTAATGTTTCGTATGGGTGTTTTGGCAACATTGAGATCACGTATATTGGGCGGATCCGTTATTGGTGTTATGATAACTGCCTCACACAATCCGGAACCGGATAATGGCGTCAAGTTAATAGATCCCAAAGGTGAAATGTTAGATCCCAGCTGGGAAGTCATAGCGACCGAATTGGCTAACGTAACTGATCAAGAGCTCGAAGAACAAGTTGCAaagattattaaagaaaataatattgatatTGGAACATCATCGAATGTGTTTGTAGGCATGGACAATCGTTATCATAGCCCGAGATTATTGAAAGCCGTTGCCGATGGCGTTATAGCTTTGAAAGGCAATGTCAAAGAATATGGCATTGTAACCACACCAATGATGCATTATTTCGTTGTGGCAGCCAATACCAGAGGTGCTTATGGTCAACCCACCGAGGAGGGTTACTACACGAAATTGATTAAGGCCTTCGAATCGTTGAGGGGTGATAAACTAGAGaatggaaattataaaaatcgttTGCTGTTTGATGGTGCAAATGGTGTAGGCGCCCGTAAAATGTTGCAATTTATTAAGAGAATGAACAAATCTCTAGATGTAGAGGTTTTCAATAAGGGAGATGGCAAAATAAATCACGAATGTGGTGCCGATCATGTTAAAGTTGGCCAAAAAGTACCAATCGCTATGCCCATTGCCGAACCTAACACAAGATGTGTTAGTGTAGATGGAGACGCCGATAGAGTAGTGTATTTCTTTACTGATGAAAAGGGCGTGTTTCATTTATTAGACGGCGATCGCATTGCAACTTTGGTAGCTGATTATCTTATGGATTTGGTTAAACGTTGTGGTTTGGATATCAAGTTGGGTCTAGTACAAACTGCCTATGCTAATGGTGCCTCTACCGATTATATTGTAAACAAATTGAAAGTTCCCGTAGCATGTGTACCGACCGGAGTTAAGCATTTACATCACAAAGCTCAAGAGTTTGATATTGGTGTATATTTTGAGGCCAATGGTCATGGAACTGTTATGTTTAGTGAATCTGCCAAGAAATTAATTAACAGTGCCGCAGAAGAAGGTAATATAGAGgcaaaacaatttttacttGTCATCGATTTAATCAATGAAACCGTGGGAGATGCCATATCCGATATGTTATTGGTGGAAACAATACTTAATCACAAGGGATGGGATGTTAAAGATTGGTTGGGCTGTTACGAAGATTTACCTAACTTGCAATTAAAAATCAAAGTTCAAGATCGTAGTGTCATTACAACTACAGATGCTGAAAGAATTTGTGTCACTCCCGTTGGTTTACAGGATGCCCTAAATGAAATTGTAGCCAACTACAAGAGAGGTCGTGCTTTTGTGCGGCCTTCGGGTACTGAAGACATTGTCAGAGTCTATGCAGAAGCATCAACAAAAGAG gaATGTGAGAATCTTGCTTACGATATTGGTATTTTAGTGCAAAAAATGGCTGGTGGCGTAGGACCTGAACTTGCTCATCCAAATAATTCCGTTAAAGCTCATTTCTAA
- the LOC111689521 gene encoding uncharacterized protein LOC111689521 isoform X1: MDFEEHLDLFFIRKETNLNHCADSKAVPKKVWNTKQVTDSKVFNCIPLTLNTIQNLNENSFDKANKLIKTFNDGVQFKNCLVYGKIMSRGKESKSSYNYILDDGTASLEIGIFRRIEDMQTVWKLENELQAVKREMLAQNKNEIVDSLRNLLFKTKDQIDHSNICPGSKIVLYGKPSFYHEQIYLKVYSLMVDCKTNNDMEIAFKDYLIDWHRNNFVRF; this comes from the coding sequence ATGGATTTTGAAGAACACTtggatttgttttttattagaaaagagACCAATTTAAACCACTGTGCAGATTCTAAAGCAGTCCCTAAGAAAGTTTGGAATACCAAACAAGTCACGGATTCAAAAGTCTTCAATTGCATACCTTTAACATTGAATACTATACAAAATCTAAATGAGAACTCATTTGACAAAGCTAATAAGttgattaaaacttttaatgatggagtacaatttaaaaattgcttGGTGTATGGTAAAATAATGAGTCGCGGAAAAGAATCGAAATCAAGTTATAATTATATTCTAGATGATGGAACAGCATCTTTGGAAATAGGCATATTTCGGAGAATAGAAGACATGCAGACAGTATGGAAGTTGGAAAATGAACTGCAAGCTGTTAAAAGAGAAATGTTGGCCCAAAATAAGAATGAAATTGTCGAtagtttaagaaatttattattcaaaacaAAAGATCAGATTGACCACTCTAATATATGTCCAGGATCAAAGATTGTATTATACGGCAAACCATCGTTTTATCATgaacaaatatatttgaaagTTTATTCTTTAATGGTAGattgtaaaacaaataatgatATGGAAATCGCCTTTAAAGACTATTTAATAGATTGGCATAGAAATAATTTTGTACgtttttga